One Prolixibacteraceae bacterium DNA segment encodes these proteins:
- the lipA gene encoding lipoyl synthase, which produces MENRRRKPDWLKIRLPEGKTYQNLRGIVKEHKLHTICTSGKCPNMAECWGNGTATFMILGEICTRSCKFCATKSGRPLPADSNEPTRVANSVKLMGLKHCVVTSVDRDDMEDGGSQIWANTIKEVKRVNPNTTMEVLIPDFNGDMDCVETVIQAKPEIISHNLETVRRITPLVRSRAKYDLSLSVLKYIADAGVATKTALMLGLGETKEEIMEAMDDLRACGVEILTLGQYLQPTKKHWEVKEYLHPDFFAEMKKIGLEKGFRVVESAPMVRSSYHAENHIRK; this is translated from the coding sequence ATGGAGAATAGAAGAAGAAAACCAGACTGGCTTAAGATACGTCTTCCAGAAGGTAAAACATATCAGAACTTAAGAGGTATTGTAAAAGAGCATAAGCTACACACCATCTGTACGTCAGGTAAGTGTCCTAACATGGCGGAGTGCTGGGGTAATGGAACTGCTACATTCATGATTTTAGGAGAAATATGTACACGGTCTTGCAAGTTCTGTGCAACAAAAAGTGGACGCCCTCTTCCTGCTGATTCAAATGAACCTACTAGAGTTGCAAACTCAGTTAAACTAATGGGTCTGAAACATTGTGTTGTCACTTCGGTAGATAGAGATGATATGGAAGATGGTGGATCTCAAATATGGGCAAATACCATTAAAGAGGTGAAGCGTGTGAATCCAAATACAACCATGGAAGTGTTAATTCCTGACTTTAATGGGGATATGGATTGTGTGGAAACAGTGATTCAGGCAAAGCCAGAAATTATATCTCACAACTTGGAGACTGTAAGACGAATTACCCCATTGGTTCGAAGTCGAGCAAAGTATGATCTTAGCTTATCGGTCTTGAAATATATTGCCGATGCTGGTGTGGCTACCAAAACCGCATTAATGCTTGGGTTGGGTGAGACCAAAGAGGAGATTATGGAGGCAATGGATGACCTACGAGCTTGTGGTGTGGAGATTCTTACTTTGGGACAATACTTGCAACCTACTAAGAAACACTGGGAGGTTAAAGAGTATCTTCATCCTGATTTCTTCGCCGAAATGAAAAAGATTGGGCTTGAAAAGGGCTTTCGTGTGGTCGAAAGTGCTCCAATGGTTCGCTCTTCATATCACGCAGAGAATCACATCCGTAAATAA
- the lipB gene encoding lipoyl(octanoyl) transferase LipB, protein MNREVEVIDLGLGAYQEVWDIQEKYFQEVLALKKHKKDEPVDTPNRLIFVEHPHVFTLGKSGDEHNLLVNYIQLQAKHAEFVKTNRGGDITYHGPGQIVGYPILDLENFNLGLRGYIELIEEAVIKTIAEYGIVGNRDSKATGVWLDTDIPLKMRKICAIGVRASRFVSMHGFALNVNTDLNYFNLINPCGFQDRGVTSLQKELGYEVDITEVKQKLEKHIKSLLLALASCVED, encoded by the coding sequence ATGAATAGAGAAGTTGAGGTAATCGACCTAGGTTTAGGTGCCTATCAAGAGGTCTGGGATATTCAAGAAAAGTATTTTCAAGAGGTGTTGGCACTTAAAAAGCATAAAAAGGACGAACCAGTGGATACTCCCAATCGTCTAATATTTGTAGAACATCCTCATGTATTTACTCTCGGTAAAAGTGGCGATGAGCATAATCTTTTGGTAAATTATATCCAGCTTCAAGCAAAGCATGCGGAATTTGTTAAAACCAATCGGGGAGGAGATATTACTTATCATGGTCCAGGACAAATTGTTGGATACCCAATCTTAGACTTGGAAAACTTTAATTTGGGTTTGAGAGGATATATAGAACTGATAGAAGAGGCTGTAATTAAAACGATTGCAGAATATGGAATTGTTGGGAATAGAGATAGCAAGGCAACAGGGGTGTGGTTAGATACAGATATTCCATTGAAGATGAGAAAAATCTGTGCAATCGGTGTGCGAGCTTCACGATTTGTATCGATGCATGGCTTTGCTCTTAATGTAAATACAGATCTAAACTATTTTAATTTAATCAACCCTTGTGGATTTCAGGATAGAGGGGTTACTTCTCTTCAAAAGGAATTAGGTTATGAAGTGGACATCACGGAAGTAAAG